A genomic region of Vanessa tameamea isolate UH-Manoa-2023 chromosome 11, ilVanTame1 primary haplotype, whole genome shotgun sequence contains the following coding sequences:
- the LOC113400869 gene encoding ubiquinone biosynthesis O-methyltransferase, mitochondrial-like, which produces MAKHLLSESKCIFRLLRVQNSCQARRIQTTVDALDVHRHSQLMNKWWDLDGPVRLLHALNDIRIPFIQKGLALTQDNLSSVLKGKTILDVGCGGGILSEGLAKLGAKVVGIDASKELIEVAKYHASNNKELINNLPTYINTTMEEHSTIHAEKYDAVVASEIIEHVVEKELFLESCVRATKPNGKLFFTTPSKTRMAQFFIIFVNERILHAIPKDTHQYDKLLTPSELESMLEKNNCKVESTRGFVAHPISNRWTWTNHKLFMFAMQAVKLKQNQLC; this is translated from the exons ATGGCTAAGCATTTGTTAAGTGAATCAAAATGCATCTTCAGATTATTGCGCGTCCA gaatagCTGCCAGGCAAGGCGAATTCAGACAACAGTGGATGCTTTAGATGTTCACAGGCATAGCCAACTTATGAATAAATGGTGGGATCTTGATGGACCAGTAAGACTACTGCATGCCCTAAACGATATTCG CATACCCTTTATTCAAAAAGGACTAGCTCTAACACAAGATAACTTGTCTTCGGTATTAAAAGGAAAAACAATATTGGACGTCGGTTGTGGAGGGGGAATACTATCAGAG GGCTTGGCAAAGTTGGGAGCCAAAGTTGTTGGTATTGATGCAAGCAAAGAGTTAATTGAGGTAGCAAAATACCATGCGTCTAATAACAAAGAGTTGATTAATAATTTACCAACATATATAAACACTACAATGGAG GAACATTCCACTATTCATGCGGAAAAGTACGACGCCGTTGTAGCTTCGGAAATAATAGAGCATGTCGTCGAAAAAGAATTGTTTCTGGAATCGTGTGTACGCGCTACGAAGCCAAACGGAAAATTATTCTTTACAACACCCAGTAAAACACGGATGGCtcaatttttcattatatttgtcaATGAAAGAATACTACATGCAATTCCGAAGGACACTCATCAATATGACAAACTTTTAACTCCAAGTGAACTTGAATCTATGTTGGAGAAAA aTAATTGCAAGGTGGAATCGACGCGAGGTTTTGTTGCTCATCCTATATCGAACAGATGGACGTGGACCAATCACAAATTGTTTATGTTCGCGATGCAAgctgttaaattaaaacaaaatcaattatgTTAA